A window of the Capricornis sumatraensis isolate serow.1 chromosome 9, serow.2, whole genome shotgun sequence genome harbors these coding sequences:
- the OR2Y1 gene encoding olfactory receptor 2Y1, giving the protein MGSFNTSFREGFILMGFSDWSQLEPILFVFISVFYSLTIFGNTTIITLSLLEHQLHTPMYFFLRHLSFLDLCYTTSTVPQLLINLHGLDRTISYEGCVVQLFSSLALGSTECVLLVVMAFDRYAAVCHPLRYTAIMHPHLCQTLAIASWVGGCMNSLVQTGLMMAMPLCGLHLLNHFFCEMTVLLKLACEDTEGTETKMFVARAIILVVPAVLILGSYVYIVQIVLKVRSVAGRRKAFGTCGSHLLVVSLFYGSAIYTYLQPMHSYSESEGKFVALFYTIVTPMLNPLIYTLRNKDVKGAVRKVLGRGRYLV; this is encoded by the coding sequence ATGGGAAGTTTCAACACAAGTTTTAGAGAAGGCTTCATTTTAATGGGCTTCTCAGATTGGTCTCAATTGGAGCCCAtcctttttgtctttatttcagttttctaCTCCTTAACTATCTTTGGcaacaccaccatcatcactctTTCCCTCCTGGAACATCAGTTGCACACGCCCATGTACTTCTTTCTTAGACACCTTTCCTTCCTGGACCTCTGCTATACCACCAGCACTGTGCCCCAGCTTCTGATCAACCTTCATGGACTCGACCGGACCATCAGCTATGAAGGATGTGTGGTCCAGCTCTTCAGCTCCCTTGCCCTAGGCTCCACTGAATGTGTGCTCCTGGTGGTGATGGCCTTTGACCGCTATGCTGCTGTCTGTCATCCACTCCGCTACACAGCCATTATGCATCCCCACCTCTGCCAGACACTGGCTATTGCCTCCTGGGTAGGAGGCTGCATGAACTCTCTGGTTCAGACAGGCCTCATGATGGCTATGCCTCTCTGTGGTCTCCATCTCCTGAATCACTTCTTCTGTGAGATGACTGTTCTCCTGAAGCTGGCTTGTGAGGACACAGAAGGGACAGAGACCAAGATGTTTGTGGCTCGAGCCATAATCTTGGTTGTTCCTGCAGTACTAATTCTAGGCTCCTATGTATACATTGTTCAGATAGTGCTGAAAGTCAGGTCAGTGGCTGGGAGAAGAAAGGCTTTTGGGACTTGTGGGTCCCATCTCTTGGTGGTTTCCCTTTTTTATGGCTCAGCCATCTATACGTACCTACAACCCATGCACAGTTATTCTGAGAGTGAGGGAAAGTTTGTAGCCCTTTTTTATACCATAGTTACCCCTATGCTCAATCCTCTAATTTATACCCTAAGGAACAAGGATGTGAAGGGGGCTGTGAGGAAGGTACTAGGGAGAGGCAGATACTTAGTGTAG